The genomic segment TTCGCCTTCGAGCGAATATGTTTTTATTTTGCCTTCTTCAACCAACCGTTTTAAATGATTGCGTTGCACGTAATCGTAACAAGTTGATTCCAGAGCCATTTCAGTAACATAAAATGAATCTGTTGAACTGTCCAATATTCTTAGACTGTCCAACAGAAGCAATAATTCTATGTCGCTGAATATATACATCTAGTTTCGCATAAAATTTTTTCCGCCAAATCTGGCATTAATATCTTTTATAGTCATATTCGATAATTCTGCCGCTTTCGTTGGCGACAAAAGGGACTTACCTTCTTGATTATCCATATTTAGTCCTTTGGCCAACAGGCTAAAAAACCGTTTTGGCTTTTCAACACCATTATACTCACCAAATGAAGTGTCATCATTTTCTCGCCATTGGTCATATTTTTCTTTCCACGAGTGATAGGTGTCCCAATCAATTATTTTGAGGGTAAGCGCACGAATTATGATAGCCAAAATGGATATTCCGTATGCAGCTTTGATACTTTTTAATTCCTCAAGAGTAATTCCATTTCTTTCGTTATTAAAGTGGTCATAAAGTACGTCTTCAAAAAGAAGCATCGCTCCTGCAAAATGGTCACAAAAGCGTTCGATTTTTTTATGGTCATCAATATCAAAATCAAGAATTAAATGAGCCAGTTCGTGTAACGTGGTAAAACGCCTTCTAGCTACATCTGGATTTATTGCGTTAAGGACAATAATAGGGACTTCACCTGCCCAACCCGAAAACGCAACAAAACTATTTGGCTTTTCAACCTCAAAGATTTTAACACCTTTATTTTCCAATAGATGAATCACATCGTAAATTGGGTTTTTCCCAAGTTTCCATTTTTTACGAATTACTTTAACTGCATCTTCAACATCGGTGCCTTTGCTTATCACAATATTCTCTACTGGATTTTTGAACTTGATTTTATCGTCCATTATATTTTCCAGTTCTATAATGTTAAAGAAATCACTCGAAATACTTTCTATGATTTCATTTTCAAAGACCTTATGCGACTCTTGTTTTTCACGATACTCAATATTGGTCATTGAAAAGGCAGACTTATCGCCAGGGCGATATTCCAAATTAGTACTTTCGGTATTTATAATATCGAATGGCTTTAATTTTAAAACCTTAGAAAAACGTATTAAATGGTTTGTTTTCATTTCTCGCTTTCCTTCTTCAAATTTTTGGATATAAGAAACTGAAAACCCCGTATAATCGGCAAATTCCTGCTGGGATAGACCTGCATCTTGCCGTAACTGTTTTATTCTTTTTCCAAGTTCCATTTTTAAACGTGTTAGTTCAACTTTTTACAAAGATACGAAATTTATCAATACACACACAAAAATATAATATTGTTTATTATTGTGTGTATTATTATTCTATTTAATGGTCTATTTAGGTTAATTGTCCCAAAAAAAGTATATATTTGGGACAAAATAAATTGATTGAAGTCAATAAAAGAGAAAATAAAGGACGAAATTAAAGCAGGGAACAGGGGTAAGATAGTGTTGCCGTCAGACTTTGAGATTAAATATGGTGTAGAAAACACCAAGAAATCTTTATTGCGACTTACCAATGAAGGCTTTCTGGAACGTTTGGCGCGCGGTATTTACCTATATCCCGAACGAGATGAACTTTTAGGGGTGCTTTATCCCGATATTGAAACTATCGCGGAAGAAATCGCCCTTCGAGATAATGCACGTATCATTCCAACAGGAATCCAAGCCTTAAACCTGCTAGGACTTTCAACACAAGTTCCGCTGAATGCCGTTTTTCTAACTGATGGCTCGCCTCGAACAATTAGCATCGGTAAACGTAAAATAAAGTTTAAAAAGGCCAGCCCAAAAAATCTGGCAGCCAAGGGAAGACTGAGTGGTCTCGCCATACAGGCACTAAAGGAAATAGGAAAAGAAAAAGTGTCACAAGACGAAATTATTAAGATTAAAGAACAACTGAAAAAAGAAGAGCCAGAAAACCTATACCACGATATGAAACTTGCGCCATCGTGGATAGCTGATATTTTGGGGGATTTACTTCGATACTATTATGAGTGATTTTATAGGCCTTACGGATGAACAAAAAACAAGAATTTTCACCCAAACAGGTGTAAGAACCGGACTTCCGGCATTTGCTGTTGAAAAAGATTGGTGGGTCACCGAAATGCTTCGCATTGTTTTTTCGTTGTCTTATGCAGAGGCCTTTGTGTTTAAGGGCGGAACTTCTTTGAGTAAAGGTTATGGCTTGATAGAACGGTTTTCCGAAGATATAGATTTAGCTGTTGACCGAGCTTTTTTTGATATGGGTGGGGAATTGTCCAGAACTCAAATCAAGAAACTTAGAAAGAAAAGTGCCCACTTTATCAGTACTGAATTAGTTGGAAATTTTGCTGAAGCAATAAAGAAAAGGAAGCTTCCAATAGCATCGTTAGGTGTTGAGCCTTTTGAAGATTCGGATACCGACCCCTTACGTATTTATGTGACTTATAACCCATTGACAAAGCAAAGCGATTATCTAAGACCAAGGGTGCTTTTGGAAATCAGTTGTAGGTCGCTTCGCGAACCCTGTGAGGACGTACCTATACAATCCCTCGTGGACCGAGAGTTTGCGTCCGAGACTTTTGCCAATCCAACCTTTCCAGTAAAAACGGTAGAACCACAACGAACGTTTCTGGAAAAAATCTTCCTATTGCACGAAGAATGGCAAAAAAACAATATTAGAGTAGATAGACTAAGTAGGCATCTCTATGATTTAGAACGTTTAATGGATACTGAACACGCAACAAGAGCTTTAAAAAATAAAGAATTGTTTTATCACATCGCAGAGCACAGAAGTACTTTCTCGCCATTAAAAGGTGTAAATTATGCCAGTCACAAACCAAAATTGATTCAAATAGTCCCGCCAGATGCAGTAATTAAAGACTATGAGAATGACTATAATGTGATGCAAGAAAATATGTTTGTTGGCGAATCCCTAAGTTGGGATGCTATTCTAAAACGCCTAACGCAATTGCAGGAAAGAATTAGAGGGCTGGATTGGTAGTATTGTCAACGTTTTGCCTAATATATTTTCTCTTAATTCGGTTTTCACTTCCCTATTTACCCTAAAGAAGTATAACATTCTTTAACCAAAATTTTTGGATTATGTGTTTTAGAGAGAGTTTATTATCATACAATATACCCGCAATTTAAACTCGTAAAATACTTCCATCAAAAGACTACGGCATAAAGCCAACGCTTCTTCCACTACTTATTTATTCCGTTTCCTTTTGAGCTAAGATTTTATCTTCCGTTTGGTTTCTGCTCAAATATTGTTTAATCAAAAATTTGAGTATTATGACAACAAAAGCGAGTACCACAAAGAAGCGCAGTAGAACGAAATCTACTGCCAAGAAAGAAGTGAACGGAAAGAAAGTGCCGACACTTCAAATCGAGAACCTTCCAATAGGCAACATCAAGCCTGACCCTAAGCAACCGAGAAAGACCTTTGATGAGAAACAGCTACAACAGCTCTCAAATAGTATCAAGGAATTCGGCGTCCTACAACCGATAACGGTTCGGAAATCTGGAAAGGGTTTTATCATCGTAATGGGCGAAAGAAGATTTCGCGCAAGCAAAATGGCGAACAAGAAAACTATTCCTTGCATCGTAAGAACTTATGAGAACAATGATGTCCTCGAAGTTCAAATCATTGAAAATCTGCAACGAAAGGACGTAGAACCGACCGAAGAGGCCGAAGCGATTGCTTATCTGAGCGATAAGTACTCGCCTTCAGAAATTGCAAAGCGTTTGGGAAGAACGGACAATTTCATAAGACAACGTCTGAAGTTGGCAGGTTTGATAGAAGGTTTTAAGCATTATGTTCGTAGCGGTGAAATGACCATTTCGTTAGGTGTCGGTGTAGCACTTTTTGAACCAGAGGAACAACAGATGATGTTGGAAACGATGGGCATAAATTTTAATGCACACCAAATTAACAGGATGATAAAAGACCAAACCTATGATTTGGAAAAGGCACCTTTTGATGTAACTGATAAGAAGTTGGTGCCGAAAGCTGGGTCTTGTATAGAATGTCCTTTCAATGCAGCCAATCAAGGCAATCTGTTTGGCGAGAGTAAAATGGTCTGTACTAAAGCAGCTTGTTTTGAAACGAAGAAAAGCAAGTCGTTCTTGAACTTGATTGAAAAATCCAAGAAAAAGAATAAACTTCTGATTCCCGAAATACGACAGTATTGGGCAGATGACGAAAACAATCAGCTCATTATATCACAGTTGGAAAAGAATGGCTTGAAGGTCTATTTACTGGATGATGTTGAAATCATCGAAAATCCAATTGAGCCAACAATTGAGGCCATCAAAATAGAATATCAACATTACGATTATTCAGAAGATGAATTAAAGGCTGAATTTAAGGAAGCAATTCAGAACTTCGAAGAAGAGTTGAAAAATTACAATTTAGCAGCGGACAATGGATTTGTAAATGGTATCGTATTCCATCCTGAGACCTACCAGAACAAGGAAGTGTTTGTCAAGGTAATCAAGAAATCAAAAGATGAAGTAACTGATTATTCAGCACCATTGGCCAATAGAAAAATGGTGGATTGTACACCTGAAGAACAAATCGTGAAAATCAACGAAAGGGAAATCCGTAAGAAGCAAATAGAGAACAACAAGCATTTTGAAGAAGTTGTTCAGGTGATTCGTGAGACCGAATACATCAATACAAAGAAAACACTTTCGACAGACGAAATGGTGGCATTCTCGATATCGCTCTTTGAAAATAATGTGGACTATATGAGCCAACAAAAGTATTTCTCAAAGCTATTGGGCAACACGTCCAAGATGACCAAA from the Polaribacter cellanae genome contains:
- a CDS encoding ParB/RepB/Spo0J family partition protein, giving the protein MTTKASTTKKRSRTKSTAKKEVNGKKVPTLQIENLPIGNIKPDPKQPRKTFDEKQLQQLSNSIKEFGVLQPITVRKSGKGFIIVMGERRFRASKMANKKTIPCIVRTYENNDVLEVQIIENLQRKDVEPTEEAEAIAYLSDKYSPSEIAKRLGRTDNFIRQRLKLAGLIEGFKHYVRSGEMTISLGVGVALFEPEEQQMMLETMGINFNAHQINRMIKDQTYDLEKAPFDVTDKKLVPKAGSCIECPFNAANQGNLFGESKMVCTKAACFETKKSKSFLNLIEKSKKKNKLLIPEIRQYWADDENNQLIISQLEKNGLKVYLLDDVEIIENPIEPTIEAIKIEYQHYDYSEDELKAEFKEAIQNFEEELKNYNLAADNGFVNGIVFHPETYQNKEVFVKVIKKSKDEVTDYSAPLANRKMVDCTPEEQIVKINEREIRKKQIENNKHFEEVVQVIRETEYINTKKTLSTDEMVAFSISLFENNVDYMSQQKYFSKLLGNTSKMTKVEMVDNFKKKFKKEIFHKLIRYMLTKQVHFGESNHLNNLTNISFYNALQGYYKSKIADIEKEYAEKRDKREARLKERITVLEKKIQEFND
- a CDS encoding DUF6088 family protein; the protein is MKSIKEKIKDEIKAGNRGKIVLPSDFEIKYGVENTKKSLLRLTNEGFLERLARGIYLYPERDELLGVLYPDIETIAEEIALRDNARIIPTGIQALNLLGLSTQVPLNAVFLTDGSPRTISIGKRKIKFKKASPKNLAAKGRLSGLAIQALKEIGKEKVSQDEIIKIKEQLKKEEPENLYHDMKLAPSWIADILGDLLRYYYE
- a CDS encoding helix-turn-helix domain-containing protein, which codes for MELGKRIKQLRQDAGLSQQEFADYTGFSVSYIQKFEEGKREMKTNHLIRFSKVLKLKPFDIINTESTNLEYRPGDKSAFSMTNIEYREKQESHKVFENEIIESISSDFFNIIELENIMDDKIKFKNPVENIVISKGTDVEDAVKVIRKKWKLGKNPIYDVIHLLENKGVKIFEVEKPNSFVAFSGWAGEVPIIVLNAINPDVARRRFTTLHELAHLILDFDIDDHKKIERFCDHFAGAMLLFEDVLYDHFNNERNGITLEELKSIKAAYGISILAIIIRALTLKIIDWDTYHSWKEKYDQWRENDDTSFGEYNGVEKPKRFFSLLAKGLNMDNQEGKSLLSPTKAAELSNMTIKDINARFGGKNFMRN
- a CDS encoding nucleotidyl transferase AbiEii/AbiGii toxin family protein, whose amino-acid sequence is MSDFIGLTDEQKTRIFTQTGVRTGLPAFAVEKDWWVTEMLRIVFSLSYAEAFVFKGGTSLSKGYGLIERFSEDIDLAVDRAFFDMGGELSRTQIKKLRKKSAHFISTELVGNFAEAIKKRKLPIASLGVEPFEDSDTDPLRIYVTYNPLTKQSDYLRPRVLLEISCRSLREPCEDVPIQSLVDREFASETFANPTFPVKTVEPQRTFLEKIFLLHEEWQKNNIRVDRLSRHLYDLERLMDTEHATRALKNKELFYHIAEHRSTFSPLKGVNYASHKPKLIQIVPPDAVIKDYENDYNVMQENMFVGESLSWDAILKRLTQLQERIRGLDW